A single window of Vibrio alfacsensis DNA harbors:
- a CDS encoding DUF3334 family protein: protein MSSNNKNKVVTTEDILLKLCKSVSSVLTSATSSQINYSAMVQKINKTSLKPDFGCFVLFDGGFTGLVVINFTAKAALEIYTNYMRNMGMPEEELAISHTSDEVGDVLGELMNQLVGNFTNKIRKELQTNITQNQPKMLALNKQVILQVDTNLDRPQARRVTFSTENNNIFYLELAMDKTEFIQLEEFDVVEDENPDDILEATRKSMEKSTASTVSTKNEADDLLDQLGL from the coding sequence ATGAGCTCTAATAATAAAAATAAAGTCGTCACAACCGAAGATATCCTCCTAAAATTATGCAAATCCGTCTCAAGTGTTCTTACTTCGGCTACGTCTTCTCAAATTAACTACTCGGCAATGGTGCAAAAGATCAATAAAACGAGCTTAAAGCCTGACTTTGGTTGCTTTGTCTTGTTTGATGGCGGTTTTACCGGGCTTGTTGTTATTAACTTCACAGCAAAAGCGGCACTTGAGATCTATACCAACTACATGCGCAACATGGGCATGCCTGAAGAAGAGCTTGCGATCTCACATACTTCTGATGAAGTTGGCGATGTCCTTGGTGAACTGATGAATCAATTGGTTGGTAACTTCACGAATAAGATACGCAAAGAACTGCAAACCAATATCACACAAAACCAACCAAAAATGCTTGCGCTTAATAAACAAGTCATATTGCAAGTGGATACCAACTTAGATCGCCCTCAGGCACGTCGCGTGACATTCTCAACAGAAAACAACAACATTTTCTATCTAGAACTGGCTATGGATAAAACGGAATTCATCCAACTTGAAGAGTTTGACGTGGTCGAAGATGAAAACCCAGATGACATTTTAGAAGCAACACGCAAAAGCATGGAAAAAAGCACAGCGAGTACAGTAAGCACTAAAAACGAAGCGGATGATCTACTTGACCAACTCGGTCTGTAA